In a genomic window of Streptococcus mitis NCTC 12261:
- the pcp gene encoding pyroglutamyl-peptidase I yields the protein MKVLVTGFEPFGGEKVNPALEAIKGLPAEIHGAEVRWLEVPTVFHKSAQVLEEEMSRYQPDFVLCIGQAGGRTSLTPERVAINQDDARIPDNEGNQPIDLPIRPDGAPAYFSSLPIKAMVQAIKKEGLPASVSNTAGTFVCNHLMYQALYLVEKKFPHVKAGFMHIPYMMEQVVNRPTTPAMSLVDIRRGIEAAIGAIIEHGDQDLKLVGGETH from the coding sequence ATGAAAGTATTAGTGACAGGTTTTGAGCCCTTTGGAGGGGAAAAGGTCAATCCAGCTTTGGAGGCCATTAAAGGTTTACCAGCTGAAATCCATGGTGCTGAGGTCCGTTGGCTAGAAGTGCCAACAGTCTTTCACAAATCGGCCCAAGTATTGGAAGAAGAAATGAGTCGTTATCAACCGGACTTTGTCCTTTGTATCGGCCAAGCAGGTGGAAGAACCAGCTTGACACCTGAGCGAGTGGCTATAAATCAAGACGATGCACGCATTCCTGATAACGAAGGTAATCAGCCGATTGACCTTCCCATTCGTCCAGATGGTGCTCCGGCTTACTTTAGTAGTCTGCCGATTAAAGCGATGGTCCAAGCTATAAAAAAAGAGGGCTTGCCGGCCTCTGTTTCAAATACGGCAGGGACTTTTGTCTGCAATCATTTGATGTATCAGGCTCTCTATTTGGTAGAAAAGAAATTTCCACATGTTAAGGCAGGTTTTATGCACATTCCTTATATGATGGAACAGGTGGTGAATCGACCGACTACTCCAGCTATGAGTTTAGTGGATATTAGGCGAGGGATAGAAGCGGCAATCGGGGCTATTATAGAACATGGAGATCAGGATCTCAAGTTGGTAGGTGGAGAAACTCATTGA
- the nagA gene encoding N-acetylglucosamine-6-phosphate deacetylase — MPNYIKADQFFYPHGVRRGGYLELVDGKFGKHVEQIPEGAEVIDYTGYSIAPGLVDTHIHGFGGVDVMDNNIEGTLHTMSEGLLSTGVTSFLPTTLTSSYEQLLAVTENIGARYREASGAKIRGIYFEGPYFTEKYKGAQNPAYMKDPRMDEFRAWQKAANGLLNKIALAPEREGVEDFVRTITGEGVTVALGHSNATFDEAKKAVDAGASVWVHAYNGMRGLTHRELGMVGAMYELPHTYAELICDGHHVDPKACDILLKQKGTENIALITDCMTAGGLEDGDYMLGEFPVVVVNGTARLKSTGNLAGSILKLKDGLKNVVEWGIANPHEAVMMASLNPAKSVHIDDVCGQIREGYDADFIVLDKDLELVATYLDGVKRYQA; from the coding sequence ATGCCTAACTATATTAAAGCGGATCAATTTTTCTACCCACACGGAGTTCGTCGTGGCGGTTACCTGGAACTTGTGGACGGCAAGTTTGGAAAACATGTCGAACAGATTCCTGAAGGCGCTGAGGTGATTGACTATACAGGTTATAGCATTGCTCCAGGACTTGTAGATACCCACATTCATGGATTTGGTGGTGTGGATGTTATGGATAATAATATCGAAGGAACCCTTCATACCATGAGTGAAGGACTACTTAGTACAGGTGTTACCAGCTTCTTGCCTACCACTTTGACATCCTCTTATGAGCAATTGCTTGCGGTAACTGAAAATATCGGTGCTCGTTATCGGGAAGCAAGTGGAGCAAAAATTCGTGGTATTTACTTTGAAGGGCCTTATTTCACAGAGAAATACAAGGGAGCTCAAAACCCTGCCTATATGAAAGATCCTCGTATGGATGAGTTTCGTGCTTGGCAAAAAGCAGCTAATGGCTTGCTTAATAAAATTGCTCTTGCGCCAGAGCGTGAAGGTGTAGAAGACTTTGTACGGACGATCACTGGAGAAGGTGTGACAGTTGCTCTTGGGCATTCAAATGCGACATTTGATGAAGCCAAAAAAGCAGTCGATGCTGGAGCGAGCGTTTGGGTACATGCCTACAATGGCATGCGTGGCTTGACTCACCGTGAACTCGGTATGGTGGGAGCCATGTATGAATTACCACATACTTATGCTGAATTGATTTGTGATGGTCACCATGTGGATCCCAAGGCCTGTGATATTTTGCTCAAACAAAAAGGAACTGAAAATATCGCCCTTATCACGGACTGTATGACAGCGGGTGGATTGGAAGACGGTGACTATATGTTGGGAGAATTCCCAGTAGTAGTTGTCAATGGAACTGCTCGCCTCAAATCTACAGGTAATTTGGCAGGTTCTATCCTCAAACTCAAGGACGGTTTGAAGAATGTGGTCGAATGGGGCATTGCGAATCCGCATGAAGCAGTCATGATGGCCAGCCTCAACCCAGCTAAATCTGTTCACATTGATGATGTCTGTGGTCAAATCCGTGAAGGCTATGACGCGGACTTTATCGTACTAGATAAAGATTTGGAATTGGTAGCAACCTATCTAGATGGTGTGAAACGTTATCAAGCATAA
- a CDS encoding zinc-dependent alcohol dehydrogenase family protein: protein MKAYTYVKPGLASFVDVDKPVIRKPTDAIVRIVKTTICGTDLHIIKGDVPACQSGTILGHEGIGIVEEVGEGVSNFKKGDKVLISCVCACGKCYYCKKGIYAHCEDEGGWIFGHLIDGMQAEYLRVPHADNTLYHTPEDLSDEALVMLSDILPTGYEIGVLKGKVEPGCSVAIIGSGPVGLAALLTAQFYSPAKLIMVDLDDNRLETAVSFGATHKVNSSDPEKAIKEIYDLTDGRGVDVAIEAVGIPATFDFCQKIIGIDGTVANCGVHGKPVEFDLDKLWIRNINVTTGLVSTNTTPQLLKALESHKIEPEKLVTHYFKLSEIEKAYEVFSKAADHHAIKVIIENDISED, encoded by the coding sequence ATGAAAGCCTATACTTATGTTAAACCGGGACTTGCTTCTTTTGTTGATGTTGACAAACCAGTGATTCGCAAGCCAACAGACGCTATTGTGCGTATCGTAAAAACTACTATTTGTGGAACAGACCTCCATATTATCAAAGGGGATGTTCCCGCTTGTCAAAGTGGTACCATTCTTGGTCACGAAGGGATTGGGATTGTTGAAGAAGTTGGAGAAGGAGTTTCGAACTTCAAAAAAGGCGACAAGGTCTTGATTTCTTGTGTCTGTGCCTGTGGTAAATGCTACTACTGTAAAAAAGGAATTTATGCCCACTGTGAAGACGAAGGGGGCTGGATTTTCGGTCACTTGATTGATGGTATGCAGGCTGAATATTTACGTGTCCCTCATGCAGATAACACTCTCTACCATACTCCAGAAGACTTGTCAGATGAAGCCTTGGTTATGCTATCAGACATTCTACCTACTGGATATGAAATTGGTGTCTTAAAAGGGAAAGTAGAACCTGGTTGCAGCGTAGCAATTATTGGTTCAGGTCCAGTTGGATTGGCTGCTCTTTTGACAGCCCAATTCTATTCACCAGCTAAATTGATTATGGTGGACTTAGACGATAACCGCTTGGAAACTGCTGTATCATTTGGTGCGACTCACAAGGTTAATTCTTCAGACCCTGAAAAAGCTATTAAAGAAATTTATGATTTGACAGATGGTCGTGGTGTAGATGTTGCTATCGAAGCTGTTGGTATTCCTGCAACATTTGATTTCTGTCAAAAGATTATCGGTATAGACGGAACAGTTGCCAACTGTGGTGTACATGGTAAACCAGTCGAATTCGATTTGGACAAACTTTGGATTCGCAACATCAATGTAACAACTGGTTTGGTATCTACAAATACCACTCCACAATTGTTGAAAGCTCTTGAAAGTCATAAGATTGAACCAGAAAAATTGGTAACTCATTATTTCAAACTAAGTGAAATTGAAAAAGCCTATGAAGTTTTCAGTAAAGCAGCAGACCACCATGCAATTAAGGTCATCATCGAAAACGATATTTCAGAAGATTAA
- the comGD gene encoding competence type IV pilus minor pilin ComGD → MLNKIPVKPLQIKAFTMLESLLVLGLVSILALGLSGSVQSTFAAVEEQIFFMEFEELYRETQKRSVASQQKTSLNLDGKTISNGSQKLTVPKGIQAPSGQSITFDRAGGNSSLAKVEFQTSKGAIRYQLYLGNGKIKRIKETKD, encoded by the coding sequence ATGCTAAACAAAATACCAGTCAAACCGTTGCAGATTAAGGCCTTTACCATGCTTGAAAGTCTCTTGGTTTTGGGACTTGTGAGTATCCTTGCCTTGGGCTTGTCTGGCTCTGTCCAGTCCACTTTTGCGGCGGTAGAGGAGCAGATTTTCTTTATGGAGTTTGAGGAACTTTATCGGGAAACCCAAAAGCGCAGTGTAGCCAGTCAGCAAAAGACTAGTCTAAACTTAGATGGGAAGACAATCAGTAATGGCAGTCAAAAGTTGACAGTTCCTAAAGGAATTCAGGCACCATCAGGCCAAAGTATTACATTTGACCGAGCTGGGGGCAATTCGTCCCTAGCTAAGGTTGAATTTCAGACCAGTAAAGGAGCGATTCGTTATCAATTATATCTAGGAAATGGAAAAATTAAACGCATTAAGGAAACAAAAGATTAG
- the comGF gene encoding competence type IV pilus minor pilin ComGF — translation MVQNSCWLSKSHKIKAFTLLESLIALIVISGSLLLFQAMSQLLISEVRYQQQSEQKEWLLFVDQLEAELDRSQFEKVEGDRIYMKQDGKEIAIGKSKSDDFRKTDASGRGYQPMVYGLKSAQITEENQVVRFRFQFQKGLEREFIYRVEKAKS, via the coding sequence ATGGTTCAGAACAGTTGTTGGCTATCAAAGAGCCATAAAATCAAGGCTTTTACCCTGTTAGAATCCCTGATTGCCCTCATTGTCATCAGTGGAAGTTTACTCCTCTTTCAGGCCATGAGTCAGCTCCTCATTTCAGAAGTTCGCTACCAGCAACAAAGCGAGCAAAAAGAGTGGCTCTTGTTTGTGGACCAGCTGGAGGCAGAATTAGACCGTTCGCAGTTCGAAAAAGTAGAAGGCGATCGCATTTATATGAAGCAGGATGGCAAGGAAATTGCGATAGGTAAGTCTAAATCGGACGATTTTCGAAAAACCGATGCCAGTGGACGAGGCTATCAGCCTATGGTTTATGGTCTCAAATCCGCACAGATTACAGAGGAAAATCAAGTGGTTCGTTTTCGTTTCCAGTTTCAAAAAGGCTTAGAAAGGGAGTTCATCTATCGTGTGGAAAAAGCAAAAAGTTAA
- a CDS encoding DUF975 family protein, which produces MKYPKIDLKTIRLQARQFQAENPRLFLVYLLPSMLIILSGFLNPLERINESVLEQPFLSVFGHVFQAYLFPLLVSFIGTILLTSSVYTTLKLIKNPDTELSVKNSLTLFNEEHFSQTFLTLLLKRFYLFLWSIPSLLGIYFLFYSSFLAKKFVVLHPEFPNLDLSSVETERFLMTFGLYFLASILLMIVGNSLYIPQYYAYSQVEFLLCDTLDLGQAKPGQILKTSRFLMKGYKFQRFVLDLQLLPWYFLNWITFGIASFSLLPYIKINKMIFYRAVLARKRPKA; this is translated from the coding sequence ATGAAATACCCAAAAATTGATTTAAAAACCATTCGTCTGCAAGCTAGACAATTTCAGGCTGAAAATCCCCGTCTCTTTCTCGTCTATCTCTTACCTAGCATGCTGATCATTTTGTCTGGCTTCCTCAATCCCTTAGAGCGCATCAACGAGAGTGTTTTAGAACAACCCTTTTTAAGCGTGTTTGGCCATGTATTCCAAGCCTACCTTTTTCCTCTATTAGTCTCCTTTATCGGAACAATACTTCTGACCAGTTCAGTCTATACAACGCTGAAACTCATCAAGAATCCAGATACAGAACTATCCGTCAAAAATAGTCTCACTCTCTTTAACGAAGAGCACTTTTCACAAACCTTTTTGACTCTACTTCTCAAACGTTTCTATCTCTTCTTATGGAGCATTCCTAGTTTACTCGGGATTTACTTTCTCTTTTACAGTAGCTTTTTAGCCAAGAAATTCGTTGTCCTTCATCCTGAGTTTCCTAATCTGGATCTCTCGTCAGTTGAAACTGAACGTTTCCTCATGACCTTTGGTCTCTATTTTCTAGCAAGTATCCTCTTGATGATTGTCGGAAATAGTCTCTATATTCCACAATACTATGCCTATTCGCAGGTAGAATTTCTCCTCTGTGACACCCTAGACTTGGGCCAAGCTAAACCAGGGCAAATCCTTAAAACCAGCCGTTTCCTGATGAAAGGCTATAAGTTTCAGCGTTTTGTACTAGACTTACAACTCCTTCCTTGGTACTTCCTCAATTGGATTACCTTTGGAATTGCTAGTTTTTCACTCCTACCCTACATTAAAATCAATAAAATGATTTTTTACCGAGCAGTACTGGCTCGAAAACGTCCAAAAGCTTGA
- the comGB gene encoding competence type IV pilus assembly protein ComGB — MDISQVFRLKRKKLATAKQKNIITLFNNLFSSGFHLVETISFLDRSALLDKQCVTQMRAGLSQGKSFSEMMESLGFSSAIVTQLSLAEVHGNLHLSLGKIEEYLDNLAKVKKKLIEVATYPLILLGFLLLIMLGLRNYLLPQLDSSNIATQIIGNLPQIFLGMVGFVSVGVLLALTFYKRGSKMRVFSILARIPFLGIFVQTYLTAYYAREWGNMISQGMELTQIFQIMQEQGSQLFKEIGQDMAHALQNGQEFSQTIGTYPFFKKELSLIIEYGEVKSKLGSELEIYAEKTWEAFFTRVNRTMNLVQPLVFIFVALIIVLLYAAMLMPMYQNMEVNF; from the coding sequence ATGGACATATCACAAGTCTTCAGGCTGAAACGGAAAAAATTAGCTACAGCTAAGCAAAAAAATATCATCACCTTGTTTAATAATCTCTTTTCCAGCGGTTTTCATCTGGTAGAGACTATCTCCTTTCTAGATAGGAGTGCCTTGTTGGACAAGCAGTGCGTAACCCAGATGCGTGCGGGCTTATCTCAAGGGAAATCATTCTCAGAAATGATGGAAAGTTTGGGCTTTTCAAGTGCCATTGTCACTCAGTTATCCCTAGCAGAGGTTCATGGGAATCTACACCTGAGTTTGGGAAAGATAGAAGAATATCTGGATAATTTGGCCAAGGTCAAGAAAAAACTAATTGAAGTAGCGACCTATCCCTTGATTTTGCTGGGGTTTCTTCTCTTAATTATGCTGGGGTTGCGTAACTACCTACTACCACAACTGGATAGTAGCAATATTGCCACCCAAATTATTGGCAATCTGCCACAAATTTTTCTAGGAATGGTAGGCTTTGTTTCAGTAGGTGTCCTTTTAGCACTCACTTTTTATAAAAGAGGTTCGAAGATGCGGGTCTTTTCTATCCTGGCACGCATTCCTTTTCTTGGAATTTTTGTGCAGACCTATCTGACAGCCTATTATGCGCGTGAATGGGGCAATATGATTTCTCAAGGGATGGAGTTGACGCAGATTTTTCAAATCATGCAGGAACAAGGTTCCCAGCTATTTAAAGAAATTGGTCAAGATATGGCTCATGCCCTACAAAATGGTCAGGAATTTTCTCAAACCATAGGAACCTATCCTTTCTTTAAAAAGGAGTTGAGTCTCATCATCGAGTATGGGGAAGTCAAGTCCAAGTTGGGGAGTGAGTTGGAAATCTATGCTGAAAAAACTTGGGAAGCCTTTTTTACCCGAGTCAACCGCACCATGAATCTGGTGCAGCCACTGGTCTTTATCTTTGTGGCTCTGATTATCGTTTTACTTTATGCGGCAATGCTCATGCCCATGTATCAAAATATGGAGGTAAATTTTTAA
- the tgt gene encoding tRNA guanosine(34) transglycosylase Tgt has product MSDSPIKYRLIKKEKHTGARLGEIITPHGTFPTPMFMPVGTQATVKTQSPEELKEMGSGIILSNTYHLWLRPGDELIARAGGLHKFMNWDQPILTDSGGFQVYSLADSRNITEEGVTFKNHLNGSKMFLSPEKAISIQNNLGSDIMMSFDECPQFYQPYDYVKKSIERTSRWAERGLKAHRRPHDQGLFGIVQGAGFEDLRRQSAHDLVSMDFPGYSIGGLAVGETHEEMNAVLDFTTQLLPENKPRYLMGVGAPDSLIDGVIRGVDMFDCVLPTRIARNGTCMTSQGRLVVKNAQFAEDFTPLDPECDCYTCKNYTRAYLRHLLKADETFGIRLTSYHNLYFLLNLMKQVRQAIMDDNLLEFREYFVEKYGYNKSGRNF; this is encoded by the coding sequence ATGTCAGATTCACCAATCAAATATCGTTTGATTAAGAAAGAAAAACACACGGGAGCTCGTCTGGGAGAAATCATCACTCCCCACGGTACCTTCCCAACACCTATGTTTATGCCAGTTGGGACACAAGCCACTGTCAAAACTCAGTCGCCTGAAGAATTGAAGGAGATGGGTTCGGGAATTATCCTGTCAAACACCTATCATCTCTGGCTTCGTCCTGGAGATGAACTCATCGCACGCGCAGGTGGTCTCCACAAGTTCATGAATTGGGACCAGCCTATCTTGACAGATAGTGGTGGTTTTCAGGTTTATTCCTTAGCAGATAGCCGTAATATCACAGAAGAAGGAGTAACCTTTAAAAACCATCTCAATGGTTCTAAGATGTTCTTGTCCCCAGAAAAAGCCATTTCTATTCAGAATAATTTGGGCTCAGACATCATGATGTCCTTTGACGAATGTCCTCAGTTTTATCAACCTTACGACTACGTTAAGAAATCAATCGAGCGTACCAGCCGTTGGGCTGAGCGTGGTTTGAAGGCTCACCGTCGTCCGCATGACCAAGGGTTATTTGGGATTGTGCAGGGGGCTGGATTTGAAGATCTTCGCCGTCAATCGGCTCACGACCTTGTCAGCATGGATTTCCCAGGCTACTCTATTGGTGGTTTAGCAGTTGGAGAAACCCACGAAGAGATGAATGCCGTCTTGGACTTCACAACCCAACTGCTACCTGAAAATAAACCTCGCTATTTGATGGGTGTGGGAGCGCCAGATAGCTTGATTGATGGGGTGATTCGTGGTGTAGATATGTTTGACTGTGTCTTGCCGACTCGTATCGCTCGTAATGGGACTTGTATGACCAGTCAGGGACGTTTGGTTGTCAAAAATGCCCAGTTTGCTGAGGACTTTACACCACTGGATCCTGAGTGTGATTGCTACACATGTAAGAACTATACACGCGCCTACCTTCGTCACCTGCTCAAGGCTGATGAAACCTTTGGTATTCGCTTGACTAGCTATCACAATCTTTACTTCTTGCTTAACCTGATGAAGCAAGTGCGACAAGCCATTATGGATGACAATCTCTTGGAGTTCCGTGAGTATTTTGTTGAAAAATATGGCTATAATAAATCAGGGCGTAATTTTTAA
- a CDS encoding DUF1033 family protein has translation MYRVIEMYGDFEPWWFLEGWEEDIVASKKFDQYYDALKYYKTCWFRLEQESPLYKSRSDLMTIFWDPEDQRWCDECDEYLQQYHSLALLQDEQVIPDEKLRPGYEKQTGKERHRSCRMKLK, from the coding sequence ATGTATCGTGTTATAGAAATGTACGGAGATTTTGAACCGTGGTGGTTCTTAGAAGGTTGGGAAGAAGATATTGTAGCAAGTAAGAAATTTGACCAGTATTATGATGCTCTCAAATACTACAAAACTTGCTGGTTTAGATTGGAACAAGAATCCCCTCTTTATAAAAGTAGAAGTGACTTGATGACCATTTTTTGGGATCCAGAAGACCAACGCTGGTGTGATGAATGTGACGAGTATTTACAACAATACCATTCTTTGGCTCTTTTGCAGGATGAGCAGGTTATTCCAGATGAAAAACTACGCCCAGGCTATGAAAAACAAACAGGTAAGGAAAGGCACCGTTCTTGCCGTATGAAATTAAAATAG
- the comGE gene encoding competence type IV pilus minor pilin ComGE: MEKLNALRKQKIRAVILLEAVVALAIFASIATLLLGQIQKNRQEEAKILQKEEILRVAKMALQTGQNQVNINGVEIQVFSSEKGLEVYHGSEQLLAIKEP; encoded by the coding sequence ATGGAAAAATTAAACGCATTAAGGAAACAAAAGATTAGGGCAGTGATTTTACTGGAAGCAGTAGTCGCTTTAGCTATCTTTGCCAGCATTGCGACCCTTCTTTTGGGACAAATTCAGAAAAATAGGCAGGAAGAAGCAAAAATCTTGCAGAAAGAAGAGATCTTGCGTGTAGCTAAGATGGCCTTGCAGACAGGTCAAAATCAGGTAAACATCAACGGAGTTGAGATTCAGGTGTTTTCTAGTGAAAAGGGATTGGAGGTCTACCATGGTTCAGAACAGTTGTTGGCTATCAAAGAGCCATAA
- the comGA gene encoding competence type IV pilus ATPase ComGA: MVQEIAQEIIRSARKKGAQDIYFVPKLDAYELHMRVGDERCKIGCYDFEKFAAVISHFKFVAGMNVGEKRRSQLGSCDYEYDQKMASLRLSTVGDYRGHESLVIRLLHDEEQDLHFWFQDIEELGKQYRQRGLYLFAGPVGSGKTTLMHELAKSLFKGQQVMSIEDPVEIKQDNMLQLQLNEAIGLTYENLIKLSLRHRPDLLIIGEIRDSETARAVVRASLTGATVFSTIHAKSIRGVYERLLELGVSEEELAVVLQGVCYQRLIGGGGIVDFANKDYQEHQSTSWNAQIDQLLKDGHITSLQAETEKISYS, encoded by the coding sequence ATGGTTCAAGAAATTGCACAAGAAATCATTCGTTCGGCTCGGAAAAAAGGGGCGCAGGATATTTATTTTGTTCCTAAGTTAGACGCTTATGAGCTTCATATGAGGGTAGGAGACGAGCGCTGTAAAATCGGTTGTTATGATTTTGAAAAATTTGCGGCCGTCATCAGTCACTTTAAGTTTGTGGCGGGTATGAATGTTGGAGAAAAGCGACGTAGTCAGCTTGGTTCCTGTGACTATGAATATGACCAGAAGATGGCGTCCTTACGGTTATCTACTGTAGGCGACTATCGAGGGCATGAGAGTTTAGTTATTCGCTTGTTGCATGATGAGGAGCAGGATTTGCATTTTTGGTTTCAGGATATTGAAGAACTGGGCAAGCAGTACAGGCAACGGGGACTTTATCTTTTTGCTGGTCCAGTCGGAAGTGGCAAGACAACCTTGATGCATGAATTGGCTAAATCTCTCTTTAAAGGACAGCAAGTTATGTCCATCGAAGATCCTGTAGAAATCAAGCAGGACAACATGCTCCAGTTGCAGTTGAACGAAGCAATCGGGTTGACCTATGAAAATCTAATCAAACTTTCCTTGCGTCATCGTCCTGATCTCTTGATTATCGGAGAAATTCGGGACAGCGAGACAGCGCGTGCAGTGGTCAGAGCCAGTTTGACAGGTGCGACAGTCTTTTCAACCATTCATGCCAAGAGTATCCGAGGAGTTTATGAACGTTTACTGGAGTTGGGCGTGAGTGAGGAGGAATTGGCAGTCGTTCTGCAAGGAGTCTGCTACCAGAGATTAATCGGGGGAGGAGGAATCGTTGACTTTGCAAACAAAGACTATCAAGAACACCAGTCAACTAGCTGGAATGCGCAGATTGACCAGCTTCTTAAAGATGGACATATCACAAGTCTTCAGGCTGAAACGGAAAAAATTAGCTACAGCTAA
- the comGC gene encoding comG operon protein ComGC, protein MKKMMTFLKKAKVKAFTLVEMLVVLLIISVLLLLFVPNLTKQKEAVNDKGKAAVVKVVESQAELYSLDKNEDASLSKLQADGRITEEQAKAYKEYHAKQNTSQTVAD, encoded by the coding sequence ATGAAAAAAATGATGACATTCTTGAAAAAAGCGAAAGTGAAAGCTTTCACGCTTGTGGAAATGTTGGTGGTCTTGCTCATCATCAGCGTGCTTCTCTTGCTCTTTGTACCTAATCTGACCAAGCAAAAAGAAGCGGTCAATGACAAAGGAAAAGCTGCTGTTGTTAAGGTGGTGGAAAGTCAGGCAGAGCTTTATAGCTTGGATAAAAATGAAGATGCTAGTCTAAGCAAGTTACAAGCAGATGGGCGAATCACAGAAGAACAGGCTAAAGCTTATAAAGAATACCATGCTAAACAAAATACCAGTCAAACCGTTGCAGATTAA
- a CDS encoding acyltransferase family protein yields MRIKWFSLIRITGLLLVLLYHFFQTIFPGGFFGVDVFFTFSGFLITALLIEEFSKNHEIDLLGFFRRRFYRIVPPVVLMVLVTMPFTFLVRQDYVAGIGGQIAGVLGFMTNFYELLTGGSYESQFIPHLFVHNWSLAVEVHYYILWGLAVWFLSKQAKSNGQLKGMVFLLSAAAFLISFFSMFIGSFLVTSYSSVYFSSLTHVYPFFLGSILATIVGVRQTTSLVKQLDKIWDLRKTLLVFGGGFGFLLILTFFVKFTYLFAYLMGFLLASLAALAMILAARVLHEKTPNMQEPKIISFLADTSYAVYLFHWPFYIIFSQLTSNLLAVLLTLIFSYGFASLSFYVLEPWIAGKNTPIIQAFRPLPHIHTILAASTGILAFIVFLVTLLAPQVGAFETDLTVNGLKQAATNISQTKVMTERAEADSLGIADGTMLIGDSVALRANTALQTALPGAQINAQVSRTTKTANEIMLNNSQNKFLPKMVVIATGVNNPENYKEDWDSIVKNLPKGHHMVLVTPYEGDKTKETYAIVEKEAAYMRELAEKTPYITIADWNQVAKEHPEIWTGTDQVHFGSDNSKIEAGAKLYADTIATALQTAQDKPVKSK; encoded by the coding sequence ATGCGCATTAAATGGTTTTCCTTGATTAGGATTACAGGTTTACTTTTGGTACTCTTGTATCACTTCTTTCAGACCATCTTTCCAGGAGGATTTTTCGGGGTAGATGTCTTTTTCACATTTTCAGGTTTCTTGATCACGGCTCTACTCATCGAAGAATTTTCTAAAAATCATGAAATTGATTTGCTTGGATTTTTTAGAAGACGCTTTTATCGGATTGTGCCACCTGTGGTTTTGATGGTCTTGGTGACCATGCCCTTTACTTTCTTGGTTCGTCAAGACTATGTAGCTGGAATTGGCGGTCAGATTGCGGGTGTCTTAGGCTTTATGACTAACTTCTATGAACTTCTAACAGGTGGGAGTTATGAATCACAGTTCATTCCTCACTTGTTTGTTCATAATTGGAGCTTGGCCGTTGAGGTTCACTACTATATCCTCTGGGGATTGGCAGTTTGGTTCTTATCCAAACAGGCTAAATCAAATGGTCAATTGAAGGGGATGGTTTTTCTCTTATCAGCTGCTGCCTTTTTAATCAGCTTCTTCTCCATGTTTATTGGTAGTTTTCTAGTGACCTCTTATTCCTCTGTTTACTTCTCCAGTTTAACTCATGTCTATCCATTCTTTTTGGGAAGTATCCTAGCAACGATTGTAGGCGTTCGTCAGACGACTTCCCTCGTCAAGCAGTTGGATAAAATCTGGGATTTACGCAAGACCCTTTTGGTTTTTGGGGGAGGTTTTGGATTCTTACTCATTTTGACCTTCTTTGTCAAATTTACCTATCTCTTTGCCTATCTTATGGGCTTCTTGCTTGCCAGCCTTGCAGCCCTTGCTATGATTCTGGCGGCGCGTGTCTTACATGAAAAGACTCCTAACATGCAGGAGCCAAAGATTATCAGCTTTTTAGCAGATACTAGCTATGCGGTTTATCTTTTCCATTGGCCTTTCTACATTATTTTCTCACAGTTGACATCAAATCTTCTTGCTGTGTTACTGACTTTGATTTTTTCTTATGGATTTGCCAGCCTGTCATTTTATGTGCTGGAACCTTGGATTGCGGGAAAGAACACACCTATTATACAAGCCTTTCGTCCCCTGCCTCATATTCACACAATCCTTGCAGCAAGTACTGGAATCTTGGCCTTCATTGTCTTCTTAGTAACTTTGCTGGCACCACAAGTGGGAGCTTTTGAGACAGACTTAACTGTCAATGGCTTGAAGCAAGCTGCAACAAATATTAGCCAGACCAAGGTGATGACAGAACGAGCAGAAGCTGATAGTTTAGGAATTGCTGATGGCACTATGTTAATTGGTGATTCGGTAGCACTAAGAGCTAATACAGCCTTGCAGACAGCCCTTCCTGGAGCACAGATTAATGCACAAGTCAGCAGAACAACCAAGACCGCCAACGAAATCATGCTCAACAATAGCCAGAATAAATTTCTACCAAAGATGGTGGTTATTGCAACTGGGGTAAATAATCCTGAAAATTACAAGGAAGACTGGGATAGTATCGTAAAAAATCTTCCTAAGGGCCACCATATGGTTTTGGTGACTCCTTATGAGGGAGATAAGACAAAAGAGACCTATGCAATCGTTGAGAAAGAGGCTGCCTATATGAGAGAATTGGCAGAGAAGACTCCTTACATCACGATAGCAGATTGGAACCAAGTTGCGAAAGAGCATCCAGAGATCTGGACTGGAACAGACCAAGTCCATTTTGGAAGTGACAATAGTAAGATTGAAGCAGGAGCTAAATTGTATGCAGATACCATTGCTACAGCCTTGCAAACAGCTCAAGACAAGCCAGTTAAATCAAAATAA